In the genome of Gloeotrichia echinulata CP02, one region contains:
- a CDS encoding Uma2 family endonuclease: MTQALPKLVTFEEFVAWYPENPQRRYELHDGVIIEMAPPTGDHEEVTGFLVRKLSVEIDRLNLPYLIPKTALVKPLEHQSAYSPDVLLINQPNLVNEPLWKKESTLTQPASIPLVVEVVSTNWRDDYLKKYADYVGRSPSRRVEMGIPESWIVDYAALGGREFIGKPKQPTILVCSLEEGEYRVTKFRGDDLIQSPTFPELNLTAQQIFQAGVVTT; the protein is encoded by the coding sequence ATGACTCAAGCCTTACCCAAATTAGTCACATTTGAGGAATTCGTTGCTTGGTATCCAGAAAACCCACAACGACGTTATGAGCTGCATGATGGAGTAATTATTGAAATGGCACCACCGACCGGCGACCATGAAGAAGTTACAGGATTTTTAGTCAGAAAACTGAGTGTGGAAATAGATCGATTAAATCTTCCCTATCTCATACCAAAAACAGCACTAGTCAAACCACTAGAACATCAATCTGCTTATTCACCAGATGTGCTGCTAATAAATCAGCCTAATTTAGTAAATGAACCTCTCTGGAAAAAAGAGTCAACTCTTACTCAACCAGCATCAATTCCTTTGGTTGTCGAAGTTGTCAGCACTAACTGGCGAGATGATTACCTAAAAAAATACGCTGATTATGTTGGGCGAAGCCCTTCCCGAAGGGTGGAAATGGGGATTCCCGAATCTTGGATTGTAGACTACGCTGCACTAGGTGGTAGAGAATTTATCGGTAAGCCTAAACAACCGACTATCTTGGTTTGCAGTTTGGAAGAAGGGGAATATCGCGTGACTAAATTTCGCGGTGATGACCTAATTCAATCTCCCACATTTCCCGAACTTAATTTGACCGCACAGCAGATTTTTCAGGCTGGAGTTGTGACAACATAG